In Lineus longissimus chromosome 13, tnLinLong1.2, whole genome shotgun sequence, one genomic interval encodes:
- the LOC135498275 gene encoding uncharacterized protein LOC135498275 isoform X3, with the protein MAAVGCEQNSGDEGSDGEELDPRVQVELEKLNHASVEINQLELELDDARAAFRQALSESTQRLSALSKKLGSSIEKARPYYKARMEALEAENDTRSAALRFERAFSMQQAAKEMVFLAEQGYFNKGQPFDTAWQEMLNHGTLKVNEAEVERLESELEHQQTAAVYNDLEQRAKHLQKKLKTSISRSKMSIRRSFLQLNSLCNDFNLVLLPYFEQKAKFNQIMEERKHHVSSLEKQVIRAKNGYSDALNALETISDEIHKQRNEKNARTTLGRRGSGVGAETPAPPPDDKSPATKPSRRLSKSTSDFSTQTDENGAGKDQGSPRTPRSLEEILQDISPSAKRRSLKGYAKRDSVRRRTLERGQELDVPQLSREVSPTMSLPLYSDFENEEYMKLPHESPHLVEKSPPTDILNPVSLENKVDELSLDDQDGKMLHDFKRLPNTCTTEPKRFEHSDSNIEKHVPAANIHVQSISIVATNSGQDIQKMPPPAAPVPRRKCESDTGRPALLSPKSSVDEYDASDTESVCSSVNVIDDEQLQYLMNDNAPAPLPDITEEDIEEREKWKTMPAKLSYLEYYMKYKMEETTHSCDQARSDDRSSSEDEALSDEEVMV; encoded by the exons ATGGCTGCGGTTGGTTGCGAGCAAAACTCTGGGGACGAAGGTTCGGACGGCGAAGAACTCGATCCTCGTGTTCAG GTCGAGTTGGAGAAGTTGAACCATGCTTCTGTTGAGATTAACCAGCTTGAGCTCGAATTAGAT GATGCAAGAGCAGCATTCAGACAAGCTCTCTCTGAATCCACGCAGAGGTTAAGCGCCCTGTCCAAGAAACTTGGCTCATCTATAGAGAAGGCGCGGCCATACTACAAGGCAAGGATGGAGGCACTGGAG GCTGAAAATGACACGAGATCAGCGGCGCTTCGATTTGAGCGAGCATTCAGCATGCAACAAGCGGCCAAGGAGATGGTGTTCTTGGCCGAACAGGGCTATTTCAACAAAGGACAGCCATTTGACACAGCTTGGCAGGAAATGCTCAACCATGGCACCTTGAAG GTGAATGAAGCAGAAGTTGAACGCCTCGAGAGCGAGttagaacatcaacaaacaGCTGCCGTGTACAACGACCTTGAGCAGCGGGCTAAGCATTTACAGAAGAAACTCAAGACCTCCATTTCCAGATCAAA AATGTCCATTCGCCGGTCCTTCCTTCAACTAAACAGTCTCTGTAATGACTTTAACCTTGTCCTTCT GCCGTACTTTGAGCAGAAGGCCAAATTTAATCAAATTATGGAG GAACGGAAACACCATGTTAGTTCCCTCGAAAAACAGGTCATCAGGGCTAAAAACGGTTATTCAGACGCACTGAACGCTTTAGAGACAATAAGTGATGAAATTCACAAACAGCGGAATGAGAAGAATGCACGGACTACCCTCGGCCGGAGGGGAAGCGGAGTCGGTGCAGAAACACCAGCCCCACCACCTGATGACAAATCACCCGCTACGAAACCTAGTCGTAGACTTTCAAAGTCAACAAGTGATTTTTCAACCCAGACAGACGAAAACGGTGCAGGAAAGGACCAGGGTTCACCGAGGACCCCACGGAGTTTGGAAGAAATTTTACAGGACATTTCACCAAGTGCAAAACGGCGGTCTCTTAAAGGTTATGCGAAAAGAGACTCAGTAAGACGGCGCACCCTGGAACGAGGGCAGGAACTAGATGTGCCTCAGTTGTCTCGGGAGGTGTCTCCGACTATGTCACTGCCGTTGTATTCCGATTTTGAGAATGAGGAGTACATGAAACTTCCGCATGAGTCACCACATTTGGTTGAAAAATCACCACCGACAGACATTTTAAATCCAGTCAGTTTAGAGAACAAGGTGGATGAGTTAAGTTTGGACGATCAAGATGGGAAAATGTTGCACGATTTTAAACGTTTGCCAAATACTTGTACAACTGAACCAAAGCGTTTTGAACATTCAGATTCGAATATAGAAAAGCATGTGCCAGCTGCCAACATTCATGTTCAAAGTATTAGTATTGTTGCCACTAATAGTGGGCAGGACATTCAAAAGATGCCGCCACCAGCTGCACCAGTGCCAAGGAGAAAGTGTGAGAGTGATACGGGCAGACCAGCATTGTTAAGCCCGAAGAGTAGTGTGGACGAGTATGACGCGTCTGATACCGAGAGTGTCTGTAGCAGTGTCAACGTTATTGACGATGAACAATTGCAATATCTAATGAACGATAATGCACCTGCTCCACTCCCCGATATAACGGAGGAAGACATAGAGGAGAGGGAAAAGTGGAAAACCATGCCGGCAAAGTTGAGTTATTTAGAATACTATATGAAATACAAAATGGAGGAGACAACGCATTCCTGTGATCAGGCCCGGTCGGATGATCGGTCGAGTTCGGAAGATGAGGCGTTGTCCGATGAAGAGGTTATGGTTTAA
- the LOC135498275 gene encoding uncharacterized protein LOC135498275 isoform X2: METSCLSDSSMEPEGCDLQFYFMYQDEAFIPVFAGNTATRSNVESVDIAIQTDQVELEKLNHASVEINQLELELDDARAAFRQALSESTQRLSALSKKLGSSIEKARPYYKARMEALEAENDTRSAALRFERAFSMQQAAKEMVFLAEQGYFNKGQPFDTAWQEMLNHGTLKVNEAEVERLESELEHQQTAAVYNDLEQRAKHLQKKLKTSISRSKPYFEQKAKFNQIMEERKHHVSSLEKQVIRAKNGYSDALNALETISDEIHKQRNEKNARTTLGRRGSGVGAETPAPPPDDKSPATKPSRRLSKSTSDFSTQTDENGAGKDQGSPRTPRSLEEILQDISPSAKRRSLKGYAKRDSVRRRTLERGQELDVPQLSREVSPTMSLPLYSDFENEEYMKLPHESPHLVEKSPPTDILNPVSLENKVDELSLDDQDGKMLHDFKRLPNTCTTEPKRFEHSDSNIEKHVPAANIHVQSISIVATNSGQDIQKMPPPAAPVPRRKCESDTGRPALLSPKSSVDEYDASDTESVCSSVNVIDDEQLQYLMNDNAPAPLPDITEEDIEEREKWKTMPAKLSYLEYYMKYKMEETTHSCDQARSDDRSSSEDEALSDEEVMV, encoded by the exons ATGGAAACTAGTTGCTTGAGTGATTCTTCAATGGAGCCTGAGGGTTGCGATCTTCAGTTCTATTTCATGTACCAAGACGAGGCGTTCATACCCGTCTTTGCGGGGAACACTGCAACGCGATCCAATGTGGAGTCTGTGGATATCGCCATACAGACGGATCAG GTCGAGTTGGAGAAGTTGAACCATGCTTCTGTTGAGATTAACCAGCTTGAGCTCGAATTAGAT GATGCAAGAGCAGCATTCAGACAAGCTCTCTCTGAATCCACGCAGAGGTTAAGCGCCCTGTCCAAGAAACTTGGCTCATCTATAGAGAAGGCGCGGCCATACTACAAGGCAAGGATGGAGGCACTGGAG GCTGAAAATGACACGAGATCAGCGGCGCTTCGATTTGAGCGAGCATTCAGCATGCAACAAGCGGCCAAGGAGATGGTGTTCTTGGCCGAACAGGGCTATTTCAACAAAGGACAGCCATTTGACACAGCTTGGCAGGAAATGCTCAACCATGGCACCTTGAAG GTGAATGAAGCAGAAGTTGAACGCCTCGAGAGCGAGttagaacatcaacaaacaGCTGCCGTGTACAACGACCTTGAGCAGCGGGCTAAGCATTTACAGAAGAAACTCAAGACCTCCATTTCCAGATCAAA GCCGTACTTTGAGCAGAAGGCCAAATTTAATCAAATTATGGAG GAACGGAAACACCATGTTAGTTCCCTCGAAAAACAGGTCATCAGGGCTAAAAACGGTTATTCAGACGCACTGAACGCTTTAGAGACAATAAGTGATGAAATTCACAAACAGCGGAATGAGAAGAATGCACGGACTACCCTCGGCCGGAGGGGAAGCGGAGTCGGTGCAGAAACACCAGCCCCACCACCTGATGACAAATCACCCGCTACGAAACCTAGTCGTAGACTTTCAAAGTCAACAAGTGATTTTTCAACCCAGACAGACGAAAACGGTGCAGGAAAGGACCAGGGTTCACCGAGGACCCCACGGAGTTTGGAAGAAATTTTACAGGACATTTCACCAAGTGCAAAACGGCGGTCTCTTAAAGGTTATGCGAAAAGAGACTCAGTAAGACGGCGCACCCTGGAACGAGGGCAGGAACTAGATGTGCCTCAGTTGTCTCGGGAGGTGTCTCCGACTATGTCACTGCCGTTGTATTCCGATTTTGAGAATGAGGAGTACATGAAACTTCCGCATGAGTCACCACATTTGGTTGAAAAATCACCACCGACAGACATTTTAAATCCAGTCAGTTTAGAGAACAAGGTGGATGAGTTAAGTTTGGACGATCAAGATGGGAAAATGTTGCACGATTTTAAACGTTTGCCAAATACTTGTACAACTGAACCAAAGCGTTTTGAACATTCAGATTCGAATATAGAAAAGCATGTGCCAGCTGCCAACATTCATGTTCAAAGTATTAGTATTGTTGCCACTAATAGTGGGCAGGACATTCAAAAGATGCCGCCACCAGCTGCACCAGTGCCAAGGAGAAAGTGTGAGAGTGATACGGGCAGACCAGCATTGTTAAGCCCGAAGAGTAGTGTGGACGAGTATGACGCGTCTGATACCGAGAGTGTCTGTAGCAGTGTCAACGTTATTGACGATGAACAATTGCAATATCTAATGAACGATAATGCACCTGCTCCACTCCCCGATATAACGGAGGAAGACATAGAGGAGAGGGAAAAGTGGAAAACCATGCCGGCAAAGTTGAGTTATTTAGAATACTATATGAAATACAAAATGGAGGAGACAACGCATTCCTGTGATCAGGCCCGGTCGGATGATCGGTCGAGTTCGGAAGATGAGGCGTTGTCCGATGAAGAGGTTATGGTTTAA
- the LOC135498303 gene encoding cytochrome c oxidase subunit NDUFA4-like — protein MQGLSLKSLKKHPALIPLYFCVGVGVCGAAFYTTRLATRCPDVSWDKKKNPYPWQKLGETGQYKFYSPVRDYKKLKYPSERPDIESMEEK, from the exons ATGCAGGGCTTGtctttaaaatcattaaaaaagcATCCTGCT TTGATTCCCCTGTACTTTTGTGTGGGTGTTGGAGTTTGTGGAGCTGCTTTTTATACAACAAGGTTGGCCACTCGCTGCCCTGATGTGAG TTGGGACAAGAAGAAAAACCCCTACCCATGGCAAAAACTGGGGGAAACTGGACAATATAAG TTTTACTCTCCCGTGCGAGATTACAAAAAGTTGAAGTACCCATCGGAGAGGCCAGACATTGAGAGCATGGAAGAGAAGTAA
- the LOC135498275 gene encoding uncharacterized protein LOC135498275 isoform X1, protein METSCLSDSSMEPEGCDLQFYFMYQDEAFIPVFAGNTATRSNVESVDIAIQTDQVELEKLNHASVEINQLELELDDARAAFRQALSESTQRLSALSKKLGSSIEKARPYYKARMEALEAENDTRSAALRFERAFSMQQAAKEMVFLAEQGYFNKGQPFDTAWQEMLNHGTLKVNEAEVERLESELEHQQTAAVYNDLEQRAKHLQKKLKTSISRSKMSIRRSFLQLNSLCNDFNLVLLPYFEQKAKFNQIMEERKHHVSSLEKQVIRAKNGYSDALNALETISDEIHKQRNEKNARTTLGRRGSGVGAETPAPPPDDKSPATKPSRRLSKSTSDFSTQTDENGAGKDQGSPRTPRSLEEILQDISPSAKRRSLKGYAKRDSVRRRTLERGQELDVPQLSREVSPTMSLPLYSDFENEEYMKLPHESPHLVEKSPPTDILNPVSLENKVDELSLDDQDGKMLHDFKRLPNTCTTEPKRFEHSDSNIEKHVPAANIHVQSISIVATNSGQDIQKMPPPAAPVPRRKCESDTGRPALLSPKSSVDEYDASDTESVCSSVNVIDDEQLQYLMNDNAPAPLPDITEEDIEEREKWKTMPAKLSYLEYYMKYKMEETTHSCDQARSDDRSSSEDEALSDEEVMV, encoded by the exons ATGGAAACTAGTTGCTTGAGTGATTCTTCAATGGAGCCTGAGGGTTGCGATCTTCAGTTCTATTTCATGTACCAAGACGAGGCGTTCATACCCGTCTTTGCGGGGAACACTGCAACGCGATCCAATGTGGAGTCTGTGGATATCGCCATACAGACGGATCAG GTCGAGTTGGAGAAGTTGAACCATGCTTCTGTTGAGATTAACCAGCTTGAGCTCGAATTAGAT GATGCAAGAGCAGCATTCAGACAAGCTCTCTCTGAATCCACGCAGAGGTTAAGCGCCCTGTCCAAGAAACTTGGCTCATCTATAGAGAAGGCGCGGCCATACTACAAGGCAAGGATGGAGGCACTGGAG GCTGAAAATGACACGAGATCAGCGGCGCTTCGATTTGAGCGAGCATTCAGCATGCAACAAGCGGCCAAGGAGATGGTGTTCTTGGCCGAACAGGGCTATTTCAACAAAGGACAGCCATTTGACACAGCTTGGCAGGAAATGCTCAACCATGGCACCTTGAAG GTGAATGAAGCAGAAGTTGAACGCCTCGAGAGCGAGttagaacatcaacaaacaGCTGCCGTGTACAACGACCTTGAGCAGCGGGCTAAGCATTTACAGAAGAAACTCAAGACCTCCATTTCCAGATCAAA AATGTCCATTCGCCGGTCCTTCCTTCAACTAAACAGTCTCTGTAATGACTTTAACCTTGTCCTTCT GCCGTACTTTGAGCAGAAGGCCAAATTTAATCAAATTATGGAG GAACGGAAACACCATGTTAGTTCCCTCGAAAAACAGGTCATCAGGGCTAAAAACGGTTATTCAGACGCACTGAACGCTTTAGAGACAATAAGTGATGAAATTCACAAACAGCGGAATGAGAAGAATGCACGGACTACCCTCGGCCGGAGGGGAAGCGGAGTCGGTGCAGAAACACCAGCCCCACCACCTGATGACAAATCACCCGCTACGAAACCTAGTCGTAGACTTTCAAAGTCAACAAGTGATTTTTCAACCCAGACAGACGAAAACGGTGCAGGAAAGGACCAGGGTTCACCGAGGACCCCACGGAGTTTGGAAGAAATTTTACAGGACATTTCACCAAGTGCAAAACGGCGGTCTCTTAAAGGTTATGCGAAAAGAGACTCAGTAAGACGGCGCACCCTGGAACGAGGGCAGGAACTAGATGTGCCTCAGTTGTCTCGGGAGGTGTCTCCGACTATGTCACTGCCGTTGTATTCCGATTTTGAGAATGAGGAGTACATGAAACTTCCGCATGAGTCACCACATTTGGTTGAAAAATCACCACCGACAGACATTTTAAATCCAGTCAGTTTAGAGAACAAGGTGGATGAGTTAAGTTTGGACGATCAAGATGGGAAAATGTTGCACGATTTTAAACGTTTGCCAAATACTTGTACAACTGAACCAAAGCGTTTTGAACATTCAGATTCGAATATAGAAAAGCATGTGCCAGCTGCCAACATTCATGTTCAAAGTATTAGTATTGTTGCCACTAATAGTGGGCAGGACATTCAAAAGATGCCGCCACCAGCTGCACCAGTGCCAAGGAGAAAGTGTGAGAGTGATACGGGCAGACCAGCATTGTTAAGCCCGAAGAGTAGTGTGGACGAGTATGACGCGTCTGATACCGAGAGTGTCTGTAGCAGTGTCAACGTTATTGACGATGAACAATTGCAATATCTAATGAACGATAATGCACCTGCTCCACTCCCCGATATAACGGAGGAAGACATAGAGGAGAGGGAAAAGTGGAAAACCATGCCGGCAAAGTTGAGTTATTTAGAATACTATATGAAATACAAAATGGAGGAGACAACGCATTCCTGTGATCAGGCCCGGTCGGATGATCGGTCGAGTTCGGAAGATGAGGCGTTGTCCGATGAAGAGGTTATGGTTTAA
- the LOC135498275 gene encoding myosin heavy chain, striated muscle-like isoform X4, protein MAAVGCEQNSGDEGSDGEELDPRVQVELEKLNHASVEINQLELELDDARAAFRQALSESTQRLSALSKKLGSSIEKARPYYKARMEALEAENDTRSAALRFERAFSMQQAAKEMVFLAEQGYFNKGQPFDTAWQEMLNHGTLKVNEAEVERLESELEHQQTAAVYNDLEQRAKHLQKKLKTSISRSKPYFEQKAKFNQIMEERKHHVSSLEKQVIRAKNGYSDALNALETISDEIHKQRNEKNARTTLGRRGSGVGAETPAPPPDDKSPATKPSRRLSKSTSDFSTQTDENGAGKDQGSPRTPRSLEEILQDISPSAKRRSLKGYAKRDSVRRRTLERGQELDVPQLSREVSPTMSLPLYSDFENEEYMKLPHESPHLVEKSPPTDILNPVSLENKVDELSLDDQDGKMLHDFKRLPNTCTTEPKRFEHSDSNIEKHVPAANIHVQSISIVATNSGQDIQKMPPPAAPVPRRKCESDTGRPALLSPKSSVDEYDASDTESVCSSVNVIDDEQLQYLMNDNAPAPLPDITEEDIEEREKWKTMPAKLSYLEYYMKYKMEETTHSCDQARSDDRSSSEDEALSDEEVMV, encoded by the exons ATGGCTGCGGTTGGTTGCGAGCAAAACTCTGGGGACGAAGGTTCGGACGGCGAAGAACTCGATCCTCGTGTTCAG GTCGAGTTGGAGAAGTTGAACCATGCTTCTGTTGAGATTAACCAGCTTGAGCTCGAATTAGAT GATGCAAGAGCAGCATTCAGACAAGCTCTCTCTGAATCCACGCAGAGGTTAAGCGCCCTGTCCAAGAAACTTGGCTCATCTATAGAGAAGGCGCGGCCATACTACAAGGCAAGGATGGAGGCACTGGAG GCTGAAAATGACACGAGATCAGCGGCGCTTCGATTTGAGCGAGCATTCAGCATGCAACAAGCGGCCAAGGAGATGGTGTTCTTGGCCGAACAGGGCTATTTCAACAAAGGACAGCCATTTGACACAGCTTGGCAGGAAATGCTCAACCATGGCACCTTGAAG GTGAATGAAGCAGAAGTTGAACGCCTCGAGAGCGAGttagaacatcaacaaacaGCTGCCGTGTACAACGACCTTGAGCAGCGGGCTAAGCATTTACAGAAGAAACTCAAGACCTCCATTTCCAGATCAAA GCCGTACTTTGAGCAGAAGGCCAAATTTAATCAAATTATGGAG GAACGGAAACACCATGTTAGTTCCCTCGAAAAACAGGTCATCAGGGCTAAAAACGGTTATTCAGACGCACTGAACGCTTTAGAGACAATAAGTGATGAAATTCACAAACAGCGGAATGAGAAGAATGCACGGACTACCCTCGGCCGGAGGGGAAGCGGAGTCGGTGCAGAAACACCAGCCCCACCACCTGATGACAAATCACCCGCTACGAAACCTAGTCGTAGACTTTCAAAGTCAACAAGTGATTTTTCAACCCAGACAGACGAAAACGGTGCAGGAAAGGACCAGGGTTCACCGAGGACCCCACGGAGTTTGGAAGAAATTTTACAGGACATTTCACCAAGTGCAAAACGGCGGTCTCTTAAAGGTTATGCGAAAAGAGACTCAGTAAGACGGCGCACCCTGGAACGAGGGCAGGAACTAGATGTGCCTCAGTTGTCTCGGGAGGTGTCTCCGACTATGTCACTGCCGTTGTATTCCGATTTTGAGAATGAGGAGTACATGAAACTTCCGCATGAGTCACCACATTTGGTTGAAAAATCACCACCGACAGACATTTTAAATCCAGTCAGTTTAGAGAACAAGGTGGATGAGTTAAGTTTGGACGATCAAGATGGGAAAATGTTGCACGATTTTAAACGTTTGCCAAATACTTGTACAACTGAACCAAAGCGTTTTGAACATTCAGATTCGAATATAGAAAAGCATGTGCCAGCTGCCAACATTCATGTTCAAAGTATTAGTATTGTTGCCACTAATAGTGGGCAGGACATTCAAAAGATGCCGCCACCAGCTGCACCAGTGCCAAGGAGAAAGTGTGAGAGTGATACGGGCAGACCAGCATTGTTAAGCCCGAAGAGTAGTGTGGACGAGTATGACGCGTCTGATACCGAGAGTGTCTGTAGCAGTGTCAACGTTATTGACGATGAACAATTGCAATATCTAATGAACGATAATGCACCTGCTCCACTCCCCGATATAACGGAGGAAGACATAGAGGAGAGGGAAAAGTGGAAAACCATGCCGGCAAAGTTGAGTTATTTAGAATACTATATGAAATACAAAATGGAGGAGACAACGCATTCCTGTGATCAGGCCCGGTCGGATGATCGGTCGAGTTCGGAAGATGAGGCGTTGTCCGATGAAGAGGTTATGGTTTAA